From a single Couchioplanes caeruleus genomic region:
- a CDS encoding sulfatase-like hydrolase/transferase, giving the protein MALRLRVRVLAVVAVLGLAGGCTPGSGPRPGTASPGAAGSVAASGAAGTVTAPAGGRPNIVLVLTDDLSMNLVRYMPHVLAVQRRGASFGNYTVTDSLCCPSRASMLTGKFPHNTGIFTNHGADGGFRLFHRKGLEKSTFATDLQAAGYRTAFFGKYLNEYQPKGRYVPPGWTDWHAGGNAYSGFDYDLNENGRVRHYGTVPADYLTDVVSSKASAFIRDAAAARTPFLVEVATYAPHSPYTPAPRDARAFPGVSAPRSPAFDALPGGAPAWLAGRAPLTAQQRGLMDEVFRKRVQAVQAVDRMVASLQQSLTAAGVAGSTMLVFTSDNGYHLGEYRLGPGKQTAFDTDVRVPLIVAGPGVPAGRVVREPVMNIDLRPTFGELAGATVPADVDGRSFAPLLTGAGPGPWRKAALVEHHHPDPDPGDPDNPSRLSGNPPDYAALRTATYTYVEYADGGREFYNRASDPYQLRNVAGRLSPQRAAALHAALKGLTTCHGGAACQVADRAG; this is encoded by the coding sequence ATGGCTCTTCGTCTTCGGGTCCGCGTGCTGGCCGTCGTGGCCGTACTCGGCCTGGCCGGCGGGTGCACGCCGGGGTCCGGGCCGCGGCCGGGCACGGCGTCGCCGGGCGCGGCGGGGTCGGTGGCGGCGTCCGGCGCGGCGGGAACGGTGACCGCGCCGGCCGGCGGGCGGCCCAACATCGTCCTGGTGCTGACCGATGACCTGTCCATGAACCTCGTGCGGTACATGCCGCACGTGCTGGCGGTGCAGCGGCGGGGTGCGAGCTTCGGGAACTACACGGTGACCGATTCGCTGTGCTGCCCGTCGCGGGCGTCCATGTTGACCGGGAAGTTCCCGCACAACACCGGGATCTTCACCAACCACGGCGCGGACGGCGGGTTCCGGCTGTTCCACCGCAAGGGCCTGGAGAAGTCGACGTTCGCGACGGATCTGCAGGCCGCCGGGTATCGGACGGCCTTCTTCGGCAAGTATCTGAACGAGTACCAGCCGAAGGGACGGTACGTGCCGCCGGGCTGGACGGACTGGCATGCCGGTGGGAACGCGTACAGCGGGTTCGACTACGACCTCAACGAGAACGGGCGGGTACGCCACTACGGCACCGTCCCGGCCGATTACCTGACCGACGTGGTGAGCTCGAAGGCGTCCGCGTTCATCCGGGACGCCGCGGCGGCCCGTACGCCGTTCCTGGTGGAGGTGGCGACGTACGCGCCGCACTCGCCGTACACGCCGGCTCCGCGGGATGCCCGGGCCTTTCCCGGGGTGAGCGCGCCGCGCAGCCCGGCCTTCGACGCCCTGCCCGGCGGGGCGCCGGCGTGGCTGGCCGGGCGGGCGCCGCTGACCGCGCAGCAGCGCGGGTTGATGGACGAGGTGTTCCGCAAGCGCGTGCAGGCCGTGCAGGCGGTCGATCGGATGGTGGCATCGCTGCAGCAGAGCCTGACCGCGGCCGGGGTGGCCGGGTCCACGATGCTGGTGTTCACCTCGGACAACGGTTACCACCTCGGCGAGTACAGGCTGGGCCCGGGCAAGCAGACGGCGTTCGACACCGACGTGCGGGTGCCGCTGATCGTGGCCGGGCCGGGCGTGCCCGCCGGGCGGGTGGTCCGGGAGCCGGTGATGAACATCGATCTGCGGCCCACCTTCGGCGAGCTGGCCGGCGCGACCGTCCCGGCCGACGTGGACGGCCGCAGCTTCGCGCCGCTGCTCACGGGCGCCGGGCCGGGGCCGTGGCGCAAGGCGGCGCTCGTCGAGCACCACCACCCCGACCCGGATCCCGGCGACCCGGACAACCCGTCGCGGCTCAGCGGCAACCCGCCGGACTACGCCGCGCTGCGCACGGCGACGTACACGTACGTCGAGTACGCCGACGGCGGCCGCGAGTTCTACAACCGGGCGTCGGACCCGTACCAGCTGCGCAACGTCGCCGGGCGGTTGTCGCCGCAGCGGGCCGCGGCCCTGCACGCGGCCCTCAAGGGCCTGACCACCTGCCACGGCGGCGCGGCGTGCCAGGTCGCGGACCGGGCCGGCTGA
- the thrS gene encoding threonine--tRNA ligase — protein sequence MPADHRKLGRELDIFDSDPLIGAGLPFWLPAGAAARHEVESYLYDLERRAGYQHVYSPVLGKRRMYELSGHWDNFSDDMFPPMRLGADDLVIRPSLCPHHALVFRSRQRSYRDLPLRIAEVGGMYRAERSGVLGGLTRVRSISLNDAHIFCGMRDVAQEVAGVLALMRQAHAALGIAVSSYQLSLRGEGGKYAGDEEGWAQGERLLQEALDAEGVAYEAVAGEAAFYGPKIDVQIADPAGRESTLATIQIDLHQPAQFGLAYRASSGAPERPVMVHRSLVGSLERLFAALLEAHAGAFPVWYAPVQVVALPVGAAERDAAAAFRRAAMDAGLRAEVDDDGSLGARIRGAAGRKVPYVAVIGAREASGGEVALRLRDGRRLPAMPAAQAVALIGDVAARRTPELSVG from the coding sequence ATGCCCGCCGACCACCGCAAGCTCGGCCGTGAGCTCGACATCTTCGACTCGGACCCGCTCATCGGCGCCGGCCTGCCGTTCTGGCTGCCGGCCGGCGCCGCCGCCCGGCACGAGGTCGAGTCCTACCTGTACGACCTCGAGCGCCGCGCCGGATACCAGCACGTGTACTCGCCGGTCCTCGGCAAACGCCGGATGTACGAGCTGTCCGGGCACTGGGACAACTTCAGCGACGACATGTTCCCGCCGATGCGGCTCGGCGCGGACGACCTCGTGATTCGGCCCAGCCTGTGCCCGCACCACGCGCTCGTGTTCCGGTCGCGGCAGCGCTCGTACCGGGACCTGCCGCTGCGCATCGCCGAGGTGGGCGGCATGTACCGGGCCGAACGCTCGGGGGTGCTCGGCGGGCTGACCCGCGTACGGTCCATCTCCCTCAACGACGCGCACATCTTCTGCGGCATGCGGGACGTCGCCCAGGAGGTCGCCGGTGTGCTCGCCCTGATGCGGCAGGCCCACGCCGCGCTGGGAATCGCCGTGTCGTCGTACCAGCTGTCGCTGCGCGGCGAGGGCGGCAAGTACGCCGGCGACGAGGAGGGCTGGGCGCAGGGCGAGCGCCTGCTGCAGGAGGCGCTGGACGCGGAGGGGGTGGCGTACGAGGCGGTCGCGGGGGAGGCGGCCTTCTACGGCCCGAAGATCGACGTGCAGATCGCCGACCCGGCGGGCCGCGAGTCCACCCTCGCCACCATTCAGATCGACCTGCACCAGCCGGCGCAGTTCGGGCTGGCGTACCGGGCGTCGTCCGGTGCGCCGGAGCGGCCGGTGATGGTGCACCGCAGCCTCGTCGGCTCCCTCGAACGGCTCTTCGCCGCGCTGCTCGAGGCCCACGCCGGTGCCTTTCCCGTCTGGTACGCGCCGGTGCAGGTCGTCGCCCTCCCGGTGGGAGCCGCGGAACGGGACGCGGCCGCGGCGTTCCGCCGCGCGGCGATGGACGCGGGGCTGCGGGCCGAGGTCGACGACGACGGTTCGCTCGGCGCGCGGATCCGGGGCGCCGCGGGACGCAAGGTGCCGTACGTCGCCGTGATCGGCGCGCGCGAGGCGTCCGGCGGTGAGGTCGCGCTGCGCCTGCGGGACGGCCGCCGGCTGCCCGCCATGCCCGCCGCGCAGGCCGTCGCGCTGATCGGGGACGTCGCTGCCCGCCGTACCCCCGAGCTCTCGGTGGGGTGA
- a CDS encoding cellulose binding domain-containing protein yields MRKRRIALSVAAAAAVTAGTGVVTALPANAAAGCSVAYTVSNSWQGGFGASVTITNLGDAVGSWSLAWSFAAGQTVTQAWNATVTQSGSAVTARNAGYNGSIATNGTVSFGFNGSWTGSNPAPTAFTLNGTACTGGVTPPTGPTTPPPTTPPPTGGVPSDAVWSGSGQWDNWTSNGYTIYNNVWGSGAGTQTTWARSPGNWGVVANHPRTSGIKSYPNVSYTLNRTLSSLRTLTSSYNVTVPASGDYETAYDIWANNNAYEIMIWTNKQGAVGPIAEKYDANGAVPTAANVTVGGATWNIYRGSNGANAVFSFVRTSNSTSGTLDVLAMLNWLRTNSWWGDVTLGQFQFGYEISGTAGQSSFTTNSYTLGFS; encoded by the coding sequence ATGCGAAAGCGAAGAATCGCGCTCTCCGTGGCCGCCGCGGCGGCCGTCACGGCGGGAACGGGCGTCGTCACCGCCCTGCCCGCGAACGCGGCCGCCGGCTGCAGCGTCGCGTACACGGTCAGCAACTCGTGGCAGGGCGGCTTCGGCGCCTCCGTCACGATCACCAACCTCGGCGACGCGGTCGGCTCGTGGTCGCTGGCCTGGTCGTTCGCGGCCGGTCAGACGGTCACCCAGGCGTGGAACGCCACCGTGACCCAGAGCGGGTCGGCGGTCACGGCCCGCAACGCCGGCTACAACGGGTCGATCGCGACCAACGGGACCGTGTCCTTCGGGTTCAACGGCTCCTGGACCGGCAGCAATCCCGCGCCCACCGCCTTCACCCTCAACGGCACCGCGTGCACCGGCGGCGTGACCCCGCCGACCGGCCCGACGACGCCGCCGCCGACCACGCCCCCGCCCACCGGCGGCGTGCCGTCGGACGCCGTCTGGTCCGGATCCGGCCAGTGGGACAACTGGACCAGCAACGGCTACACGATCTACAACAACGTCTGGGGTTCGGGCGCCGGCACCCAGACGACGTGGGCGCGGTCCCCGGGCAACTGGGGCGTCGTGGCCAACCACCCGCGCACGAGCGGCATCAAGTCGTACCCGAACGTCAGCTACACCCTGAACCGCACGCTCAGCTCGCTGCGTACGCTCACCAGCTCGTACAACGTGACCGTGCCGGCCTCCGGCGACTACGAGACCGCGTACGACATCTGGGCGAACAACAACGCGTACGAGATCATGATCTGGACCAACAAGCAGGGCGCGGTGGGGCCGATCGCCGAGAAGTACGACGCGAACGGCGCCGTGCCGACGGCCGCGAACGTGACGGTCGGCGGCGCCACCTGGAACATCTACCGCGGCTCGAACGGCGCCAACGCGGTGTTCTCGTTCGTGCGGACGAGCAACAGCACGTCCGGCACACTCGACGTGCTCGCGATGCTGAACTGGCTGCGCACCAACAGCTGGTGGGGCGACGTGACGCTCGGCCAGTTCCAGTTCGGCTACGAGATCTCCGGCACCGCCGGTCAGTCCTCGTTCACCACCAACAGCTACACCCTCGGCTTCAGCTGA
- a CDS encoding TetR/AcrR family transcriptional regulator, producing the protein MISARHRLVADAALDVLAGHGSRGLTHRAVDTAAGLPPGSTSYYYRSRAALLSACVQRLVEDDYAELDALAPVVTAADPAALSRALAELLHRWLTSGRRRHLARYELTLESVRRPEVAAELHRSGDGLRRRIADVLAGLGAGDPPRQARWLVACIDGILFDAIAGAQSAAPVDTAELDAAARDLIGAVLPAAWRGH; encoded by the coding sequence ATGATCTCCGCGCGGCACCGACTCGTCGCCGACGCCGCCCTCGACGTGCTGGCCGGGCACGGCTCGCGGGGCCTGACGCACCGCGCGGTGGACACCGCCGCCGGCCTGCCGCCCGGCTCGACCTCGTACTACTACCGGTCCCGGGCGGCTCTGCTCAGCGCCTGCGTCCAGCGCCTGGTGGAAGACGACTACGCCGAGCTGGACGCCCTGGCGCCCGTGGTCACGGCGGCGGACCCGGCGGCCCTGAGCCGGGCCCTGGCCGAGCTGCTGCACCGGTGGCTCACCAGCGGCCGGCGGCGCCACCTGGCCCGGTACGAGCTCACGCTGGAGTCGGTACGGCGCCCGGAGGTGGCGGCGGAACTGCACCGCTCCGGCGACGGCCTGCGCCGGCGGATCGCGGACGTCCTCGCCGGGCTCGGCGCCGGCGACCCGCCCCGCCAGGCCCGGTGGCTCGTGGCCTGCATCGACGGCATCCTCTTCGACGCGATCGCGGGCGCGCAGTCGGCCGCGCCCGTGGATACCGCGGAGCTGGATGCCGCGGCGCGAGACCTCATCGGCGCCGTGCTGCCGGCCGCGTGGCGCGGCCACTGA
- a CDS encoding FAD-dependent monooxygenase: MDVEGQRSAVVVGGGVGGLAAAVALHRAGWAVAVYERAPALEPIGAGLILWPNAVRALHALGLGDGLRSRAPALSGSGVRRPDGRWLSRTRGDQVISRYGGPQLAIVRADLTQLLASALPPGCLRLNATVTDVDAGGPDRRAAVHCGDRLIAADLVVAADGVNSRIRRALWPAQPPAEYCGYAAWRAMVRTRAVGTGAASETWGRAERFGVVPVGPDQVYVYATANAPARTPRADELSDLRTRFGRWHDPIPALLAAITPGDLLRHDILAVRPSLRRLHRGRVALLGDAAHAMEPNLGQGAGLAIEDAVVLAHAMAGDSAATAGPARYDRARVGRVTRLARQSRLLGRLTQSPSATVAALRDTAVRLVPDRVALRGFDAAAAWRPPVPPAWERP; encoded by the coding sequence ATGGATGTAGAGGGACAGCGGTCCGCGGTGGTGGTCGGCGGTGGCGTCGGAGGACTCGCCGCGGCGGTCGCCCTGCACCGCGCGGGCTGGGCGGTCGCGGTGTACGAGCGGGCACCGGCCCTGGAGCCCATCGGCGCGGGACTGATCCTGTGGCCGAACGCCGTACGGGCCCTGCACGCCCTGGGGCTCGGCGACGGTCTGCGGTCACGGGCGCCGGCCCTGAGCGGTTCGGGCGTACGCCGCCCCGACGGTCGGTGGCTCTCGCGAACCCGCGGTGACCAGGTCATCTCCCGTTACGGCGGCCCGCAGCTGGCGATCGTACGGGCCGACCTGACACAGCTGCTCGCCTCCGCGCTGCCACCCGGCTGCCTGCGGCTGAACGCCACTGTCACCGACGTCGACGCCGGTGGCCCGGACCGGCGGGCAGCCGTCCACTGCGGCGACCGGCTGATTGCCGCGGACCTCGTCGTCGCGGCCGACGGCGTCAACTCCCGGATACGCCGGGCGCTCTGGCCTGCGCAACCACCGGCGGAGTACTGCGGGTACGCCGCCTGGCGCGCCATGGTTCGCACCCGAGCCGTCGGGACCGGCGCGGCGAGCGAGACATGGGGACGCGCCGAGCGCTTCGGCGTCGTCCCGGTCGGCCCCGATCAGGTCTACGTGTACGCCACCGCGAACGCCCCCGCCCGCACACCCCGCGCGGATGAGCTGTCCGACCTGCGTACCCGGTTCGGGCGATGGCACGACCCCATCCCTGCCCTGCTCGCTGCGATCACGCCGGGTGACCTGCTGCGGCACGACATCCTGGCGGTACGGCCGTCGCTGCGGCGCCTGCACCGCGGCCGGGTGGCGCTGCTCGGTGATGCCGCCCATGCCATGGAACCCAACCTGGGCCAGGGCGCCGGGCTGGCCATCGAGGACGCCGTCGTCCTGGCCCACGCGATGGCCGGCGATTCCGCGGCAACCGCCGGGCCGGCCCGCTACGACCGGGCGCGCGTCGGACGCGTCACCCGGCTCGCCCGGCAGTCGCGCCTGCTGGGCCGGCTGACACAGAGCCCCTCGGCCACCGTCGCGGCGCTGCGTGACACCGCCGTACGCCTCGTGCCCGACCGCGTCGCGCTGCGCGGATTCGACGCCGCCGCCGCGTGGCGTCCGCCCGTACCGCCCGCATGGGAGCGCCCATGA
- a CDS encoding AAA family ATPase yields the protein MHTRQPTLFLMVGLPCAGKTTAARSIEVEHEALRLTKDEWVKALYGLENPPSAGDVIEGRLIEIGLRALELGIDVVIDFGLWSRDERSALRRAAADLGAAVELRHFEVSLAEQRKRRDRRQAEAPHSTWPMSDEELTGWAAAFEVPTPGEVDGSEAAGEPPAGFTTWREWRTYRWPPSVS from the coding sequence ATGCACACGAGGCAACCGACGCTGTTCTTGATGGTGGGGCTCCCGTGCGCCGGGAAGACCACCGCCGCCCGCAGCATCGAGGTCGAGCATGAGGCTCTTCGCCTCACCAAGGACGAGTGGGTCAAGGCTCTCTACGGGCTCGAGAACCCGCCGTCGGCGGGCGACGTGATCGAGGGGCGGCTCATCGAGATCGGGCTGCGCGCCCTCGAGCTGGGCATCGACGTCGTGATCGACTTCGGGCTCTGGAGCCGGGACGAGCGCTCCGCGCTCCGCCGGGCGGCCGCCGACCTCGGCGCGGCGGTGGAACTGCGCCATTTCGAGGTCTCCCTCGCCGAGCAGCGGAAACGGCGCGACCGGCGTCAGGCCGAGGCACCGCACTCGACGTGGCCGATGTCCGACGAGGAACTGACCGGGTGGGCGGCGGCGTTCGAGGTCCCCACGCCGGGCGAAGTGGACGGCAGCGAGGCCGCCGGCGAGCCTCCGGCCGGCTTCACGACGTGGCGGGAGTGGCGTACGTACCGCTGGCCGCCGTCGGTCTCCTGA
- a CDS encoding GNAT family N-acetyltransferase yields the protein MTPEDRHDSRIAVRPARSPGDLGWTVMAHGEVYAAEFGWNTDFEALVARIVADYATGHDPSREAAWIAEADGRRAGCVYLVAGPDAGTAQLRILLVTPDARGLGIGARLVEECLAFARAAGYRRVVLWTNDVLVSARRIYRAAGFALVGEEPHHSFGHDLVGQTWSLDLQPPSAETRPDPH from the coding sequence ATGACCCCGGAAGACCGGCACGATTCCCGCATCGCCGTACGCCCGGCCCGGAGTCCGGGGGATCTGGGCTGGACGGTCATGGCGCACGGCGAGGTGTATGCCGCTGAATTCGGCTGGAACACCGACTTCGAGGCCCTGGTCGCCAGGATCGTCGCCGATTACGCCACCGGGCACGATCCGTCCCGTGAGGCGGCCTGGATCGCCGAGGCCGACGGCCGGCGCGCCGGATGCGTCTACCTCGTCGCGGGGCCGGACGCCGGGACCGCTCAGCTGCGGATCCTGCTGGTCACCCCGGACGCCCGCGGCCTCGGCATCGGCGCCCGGCTGGTCGAGGAGTGCCTCGCCTTCGCCCGCGCGGCCGGCTACCGGCGGGTCGTGTTGTGGACCAACGACGTGCTCGTGTCAGCCCGCCGGATCTACCGGGCCGCCGGCTTCGCCCTCGTCGGCGAGGAACCCCACCACAGCTTCGGCCACGACCTCGTCGGACAGACGTGGTCCCTGGACCTTCAGCCGCCCAGCGCGGAAACACGCCCCGACCCCCACTGA
- a CDS encoding TetR/AcrR family transcriptional regulator, whose amino-acid sequence MTRKVELLEATYRYVLEHGLTQLSLRPLAAAIGSSPRVLVFLFGSKEGLVRAVLARARTDELAVLDHVRPSGDPAAIGLATAVERLWAWLAAPEHRPVLTLWAESYARSLVEPGGVWGGFAAATVHDWLALLADCQPPQERDSVDGSARRTLALAVLRGALLDLLATGDHERVTAAIDRQLALRPGPAHAGPP is encoded by the coding sequence GTGACCCGCAAAGTGGAGCTGCTGGAGGCCACGTACCGCTACGTCCTGGAGCACGGCCTGACGCAGCTGTCCCTGCGACCGCTGGCCGCGGCGATCGGCTCCAGCCCACGCGTGCTGGTCTTCCTGTTCGGCAGCAAGGAGGGCCTGGTACGGGCGGTGCTGGCGCGCGCACGCACCGACGAGCTCGCGGTCCTGGACCACGTCCGGCCCTCCGGCGACCCGGCGGCCATCGGGCTGGCCACCGCCGTCGAGCGCCTCTGGGCGTGGCTGGCCGCCCCGGAACACCGGCCCGTGCTCACGCTGTGGGCCGAGAGCTACGCCCGGTCGCTCGTCGAGCCCGGCGGCGTGTGGGGCGGCTTCGCCGCGGCGACGGTGCACGACTGGCTGGCGCTCCTCGCCGACTGCCAGCCGCCGCAGGAGAGGGACAGCGTGGACGGAAGCGCCCGCCGTACCCTCGCCCTGGCCGTTCTCCGGGGTGCCTTGCTGGACCTCCTCGCGACGGGCGACCACGAGCGGGTGACAGCCGCGATCGACCGCCAG